From a single Sediminibacterium sp. KACHI17 genomic region:
- a CDS encoding TetR/AcrR family transcriptional regulator: MAARHTDTREEIVRIGTQLIKSHGYNAFSYADISEQLQIKNAAVHYHFRGKEDLLAEVIDQYIAQYQLLKKQLLQLNASATFAIEKFVERYSVLVDCNSICIIGSIASDYNTLPESVKEKVHQLVTMVLKMVEETLAAGKRTGEFQFAETPKTKALLVMTNLAAGVQLARITGKKDYDTIKRAIIRQLKE, encoded by the coding sequence ATGGCAGCCCGTCATACAGATACACGAGAAGAGATTGTCCGTATCGGAACTCAGTTGATCAAAAGTCATGGGTATAATGCATTTAGTTATGCAGACATATCAGAACAATTGCAGATCAAAAATGCGGCAGTACATTACCATTTCAGGGGTAAAGAAGACCTGTTAGCAGAAGTGATCGATCAATATATTGCTCAATATCAACTATTGAAAAAGCAGTTGCTTCAGTTGAATGCCAGTGCCACTTTTGCCATCGAAAAATTTGTAGAACGTTATTCTGTTTTAGTTGATTGTAATAGTATTTGCATCATCGGGTCTATTGCCTCAGATTACAATACACTGCCTGAATCTGTAAAAGAAAAAGTACATCAACTTGTGACCATGGTGTTGAAAATGGTAGAGGAAACGCTAGCTGCAGGAAAACGTACCGGAGAGTTTCAATTTGCTGAAACCCCCAAGACAAAGGCTTTATTGGTGATGACAAATTTAGCTGCTGGTGTACAATTGGCTCGTATTACCGGCAAAAAAGACTATGATACAATAAAACGTGCGATCATTCGTCAACTTAAAGAGTAA
- a CDS encoding NIPSNAP family protein, whose protein sequence is MKKIWICIYLMLVTFSGYTQSKRDFYLIRVYHCKNDEQLTRTETFIEKAWKPAAKRYGVTKVGVFKPITNDTAAMKKLYLLIPAPSTDYFYQLEDRMLNDTKFQGDGMDYLQAKHDNPTYERFETIVLRSFTDMPHLDLPALKNPAQMRIYELRSYESASEKIYRKKVEMFNKGGEIILFKRLNFNAVFYGEVLSGARMPNLMYMTSFENMDDRNEHWKSFVEDPEWKRLSTMSEYQNTVSKIDIVFLRPTQYSDL, encoded by the coding sequence ATGAAAAAGATATGGATATGTATTTATCTGATGTTGGTCACCTTCTCGGGCTATACACAATCGAAAAGAGATTTTTATCTGATCAGGGTATACCACTGCAAGAATGATGAACAATTAACAAGAACTGAGACGTTCATCGAAAAAGCATGGAAGCCTGCTGCAAAAAGATATGGTGTTACAAAAGTGGGAGTATTCAAGCCTATAACCAATGATACAGCTGCCATGAAAAAGTTATACCTATTGATACCCGCTCCTTCAACAGACTATTTTTATCAACTGGAAGATCGTATGCTAAATGATACAAAATTTCAGGGTGATGGCATGGACTATCTACAGGCTAAACATGATAATCCGACTTATGAACGCTTTGAAACGATTGTATTACGTTCATTCACAGATATGCCTCATTTAGATTTGCCCGCTTTAAAGAATCCGGCTCAAATGCGTATTTACGAATTGAGAAGTTATGAGTCTGCTTCGGAAAAGATCTATCGAAAGAAAGTAGAGATGTTCAATAAAGGAGGAGAGATCATATTGTTCAAGCGATTAAATTTCAATGCTGTCTTTTATGGCGAAGTATTGAGTGGCGCCCGAATGCCCAATCTTATGTACATGACCAGCTTTGAAAATATGGATGACCGTAATGAACATTGGAAAAGTTTTGTTGAAGATCCAGAATGGAAAAGACTTTCAACAATGTCTGAATATCAAAACACCGTCAGTAAAATTGATATTGTGTTTTTAAGACCTACGCAGTATTCAGATCTTTAA
- a CDS encoding M20/M25/M40 family metallo-hydrolase has product MKKIQALVVALLLIQKIFSQGLSDTEIKIMNWVKSNRIYAEKLLEEAVNINSGTFNIAGVKKTGEVFSRELKKAGLQTEWVSLPDSLKRAGHLVASRKGNKGKKVFIIGHLDTVFEPDMPFTPYTKINDSTATGQGVNDMKGGDVVVVMALQALASLGLLENSSIVVYFTGDEEESGKPTSISRADFIERAKAADVALGFETAQGMNTIAIGRRGFSSWKLEVSAKTGHSAGVFGQGSGYGAIYEAARILNTFRENLSSEKYLTFNPGIIVGGSEMQYDHTQIKASVLGKTNIISPAVIVEGDLRFLTEQQRENAREKMRAIVSNQNLNGTKANISFTDGIPAMEPTKGNDALRSWVDKVSQDMGLGPARAGDPGSRGAGDISYIAKYVDCIDGLGASGKGAHAVGETINLNDLPLLIQRAAILIYRLTQAQ; this is encoded by the coding sequence ATGAAAAAGATACAGGCTTTGGTTGTTGCGTTGCTTCTGATCCAAAAAATTTTTTCGCAGGGACTTTCAGATACCGAGATCAAGATCATGAATTGGGTAAAATCGAATCGGATCTATGCGGAAAAATTACTGGAAGAGGCTGTAAATATTAATAGTGGCACATTTAATATTGCCGGTGTCAAAAAAACGGGTGAAGTTTTTAGCAGGGAATTAAAAAAAGCCGGTTTACAAACTGAATGGGTATCATTACCTGACTCATTAAAACGAGCCGGACACCTAGTTGCCTCCAGAAAAGGTAATAAAGGAAAAAAGGTCTTTATTATCGGACATCTGGATACAGTTTTTGAGCCCGACATGCCTTTCACCCCCTATACTAAGATCAATGACTCCACAGCTACCGGTCAGGGTGTGAATGACATGAAAGGAGGCGATGTAGTGGTGGTAATGGCATTACAGGCATTAGCATCATTAGGGCTACTGGAAAATTCATCTATCGTAGTATACTTTACCGGGGATGAAGAAGAATCGGGTAAACCTACCAGTATTAGTCGTGCAGACTTCATTGAAAGAGCAAAAGCAGCGGATGTTGCGCTAGGATTTGAAACTGCGCAAGGAATGAATACCATTGCAATTGGTAGAAGAGGCTTCAGCAGTTGGAAATTGGAAGTAAGTGCTAAAACCGGACATTCTGCAGGTGTGTTTGGGCAAGGATCAGGTTATGGCGCTATTTATGAAGCAGCGCGTATTTTGAACACCTTTCGTGAAAACTTATCGAGTGAAAAATACCTCACTTTTAATCCAGGCATTATAGTTGGTGGATCAGAAATGCAGTATGATCATACACAAATAAAAGCTTCGGTATTAGGCAAGACCAATATCATTTCCCCCGCTGTGATCGTGGAAGGAGATCTTCGTTTCCTCACTGAACAACAAAGAGAGAATGCCCGTGAAAAAATGCGGGCTATTGTTTCAAACCAAAACCTGAATGGTACAAAAGCAAATATCTCCTTCACTGACGGGATTCCTGCTATGGAGCCTACTAAAGGGAATGATGCATTGAGATCATGGGTCGATAAAGTATCCCAGGATATGGGGCTCGGTCCTGCTCGTGCCGGAGACCCGGGTTCAAGAGGTGCCGGAGATATTTCTTATATAGCAAAATATGTAGATTGTATTGATGGATTGGGGGCATCAGGTAAAGGAGCTCATGCAGTTGGTGAAACCATCAATCTCAACGACCTGCCACTTTTGATACAGCGTGCTGCAATTTTAATTTATCGTCTTACACAAGCTCAATAA
- a CDS encoding DUF4382 domain-containing protein: MKTKQVLLGTLMLFAIAFTITSCQKSESAQAPAGKQNLSLYMTDGPGFFDQVFVDIKSIQVLVDTSKDTRKNDTCNWDRLGAYIGSTLGNRKDSGLVWTNLNIRAGVYDILNLRNGVDTLLAATDIPKGAIRLIRIEIGTQNSVVKDSVTYPLYWPENKPNYILIKLKGNECEEYLPGRIRLWLDFDISRSVIVVNNNKFYLKPIFHIFVEKRTASVSGKVKPQDAKAVLTLFNNTDTAYALPNKNGEFKMRGLKDGVYSLFINGSNNYKDTTINNIKVEAPKNTNVGVIELKK; this comes from the coding sequence ATGAAAACAAAACAAGTATTACTCGGAACCCTGATGTTATTTGCTATTGCATTTACAATAACATCTTGTCAAAAATCTGAATCTGCACAAGCACCGGCAGGAAAACAAAATCTTAGTTTGTATATGACGGATGGTCCTGGTTTTTTCGATCAGGTATTCGTAGATATCAAATCGATTCAGGTATTAGTGGATACCAGTAAAGATACCCGCAAGAACGATACCTGTAACTGGGATAGATTAGGTGCATATATCGGATCTACATTAGGCAACAGAAAAGATTCAGGATTGGTATGGACGAATTTGAATATTCGTGCAGGCGTCTATGATATTTTGAATCTTCGTAATGGCGTAGACACCCTATTGGCAGCTACCGATATCCCTAAAGGAGCCATTCGATTGATCAGAATCGAGATCGGCACGCAAAATTCAGTAGTGAAAGATAGTGTTACATATCCGCTTTACTGGCCTGAAAATAAACCTAATTATATCCTGATCAAATTGAAAGGAAACGAATGTGAAGAATACCTGCCGGGAAGAATTCGTTTGTGGCTTGATTTTGATATCAGCAGATCTGTGATCGTTGTGAATAACAATAAGTTTTACCTGAAGCCGATCTTCCACATTTTCGTTGAGAAGAGAACAGCGAGTGTTTCCGGTAAAGTAAAACCTCAGGATGCAAAAGCTGTCTTGACACTGTTCAACAATACTGATACTGCTTATGCATTACCGAATAAGAATGGTGAATTTAAGATGAGAGGTTTGAAAGATGGTGTATACTCATTATTCATCAATGGTTCTAATAACTACAAAGACACAACCATTAATAATATTAAAGTTGAAGCACCTAAGAATACCAATGTAGGTGTTATCGAACTCAAAAAGTAG
- a CDS encoding TCR/Tet family MFS transporter translates to MQNRKAAIGFIFITLLIDVTGLGLIIPVMPKLIEDLLQTSDISKASQYGGWLTFAYAFIQFLFAPVLGNLSDKYGRRPVLLLSLLGFGIDYLFLSFAPSIGWLFVGRIIAGITGASFTTASAYIADISTNENRAQNFGMIGAAFGLGFILGPMIGGLLGELGARVPFFVAAGLALLNCAYGYFVLPESLSKENRRPFEWKRANPIGSLLQLRKYPSVAGLIISLILIYIAGHAVQSNWSYFNIERFGWSPKMIGISLGIVGLLVGGVQGGLVRVINPRIGNEKSIYVGLGLYALGLLLFAFATEGWMMFVFLIPYCLGGIAGPALQSIISGHVPPNEQGELQGALTSLMSATSIVGPLVMTNLFAYFTHKEAPVYFPGAAFFLGALLMIASTYYAYKALHTKSQ, encoded by the coding sequence ATGCAAAACCGTAAAGCTGCGATCGGATTTATTTTTATTACACTATTGATCGATGTAACCGGATTAGGGCTGATCATTCCTGTTATGCCAAAATTGATAGAAGATCTTTTACAAACTTCTGATATTAGTAAGGCATCACAGTATGGAGGATGGCTTACGTTCGCTTATGCATTCATACAGTTTCTTTTTGCTCCGGTTTTGGGTAATTTGAGTGATAAGTATGGCCGCAGACCTGTTTTACTTTTATCCTTGCTGGGGTTTGGGATCGATTATCTTTTTCTTTCATTCGCTCCTTCTATCGGATGGTTATTTGTGGGAAGAATTATTGCAGGAATTACAGGTGCCAGTTTCACCACTGCTTCTGCATACATAGCTGATATCAGTACGAATGAGAATCGTGCACAAAATTTTGGGATGATCGGTGCTGCTTTCGGATTGGGTTTTATCCTGGGTCCTATGATCGGTGGTTTATTAGGCGAATTAGGAGCACGTGTTCCATTTTTTGTTGCTGCAGGTTTGGCATTACTGAATTGTGCATATGGTTATTTCGTATTGCCTGAATCTTTATCGAAAGAAAACCGAAGACCCTTTGAATGGAAAAGAGCCAATCCAATCGGGTCTTTATTGCAATTGAGAAAATATCCTTCTGTTGCGGGGCTCATCATTTCTTTGATCCTGATTTATATCGCCGGACATGCCGTTCAAAGCAATTGGAGTTATTTTAATATTGAACGTTTTGGATGGAGTCCTAAGATGATCGGTATTTCTTTGGGAATTGTTGGATTATTGGTAGGGGGTGTTCAGGGTGGATTGGTACGTGTGATCAATCCCCGTATCGGAAATGAAAAAAGTATTTATGTCGGGCTCGGGCTGTATGCATTGGGTCTATTACTCTTTGCATTCGCAACTGAAGGATGGATGATGTTTGTTTTTTTGATCCCTTATTGTTTGGGTGGGATTGCAGGACCCGCTTTACAATCGATCATATCTGGCCATGTTCCGCCCAATGAACAAGGGGAATTACAAGGGGCGCTGACCAGTTTAATGAGCGCTACCTCTATTGTCGGTCCGCTTGTGATGACAAATCTTTTTGCCTACTTTACTCATAAAGAAGCGCCCGTTTATTTTCCGGGCGCCGCATTCTTTTTAGGTGCATTATTGATGATCGCTAGTACTTACTATGCTTATAAGGCATTGCATACTAAAAGCCAGTAA
- a CDS encoding RidA family protein — protein sequence MKKLFLLFISYFFFSSLIAQTPEDKLKTMGIVLPAPTNPVANYVKFVRTGNLIFLSGHGPANSEGKYTTGKVGKDLTIEEGYAAAKLTGINLLSTIKAAIGDLSKVKRVIKVLGMVNSTETFADQPKVINGFSDLMVAVFGDKGKHARSAVGMVALPMNMAVEIEMIVEVED from the coding sequence ATGAAAAAATTATTTCTACTTTTTATTAGCTACTTTTTTTTCTCTTCATTAATAGCACAGACTCCTGAAGACAAATTAAAAACCATGGGCATTGTTTTACCTGCACCTACAAATCCGGTGGCGAATTATGTGAAATTTGTTCGCACAGGTAATCTCATTTTTTTATCAGGTCATGGTCCTGCTAATAGCGAGGGTAAGTATACAACAGGAAAAGTCGGGAAAGATCTTACAATAGAAGAAGGATATGCTGCTGCAAAATTGACGGGCATCAATTTATTATCGACAATAAAAGCTGCAATCGGTGATCTTTCAAAAGTGAAACGAGTGATAAAAGTATTGGGAATGGTAAACAGTACAGAGACATTTGCAGATCAACCCAAAGTGATCAATGGCTTCTCTGATCTGATGGTGGCGGTATTCGGTGATAAAGGTAAACATGCCAGAAGTGCTGTTGGCATGGTAGCATTACCGATGAATATGGCTGTTGAAATTGAAATGATTGTTGAAGTTGAAGATTAG
- a CDS encoding cold shock domain-containing protein has translation MDTQIQGTVKFFNEEKGFGFIKHDNSSKETFVHANGLIDQIEANDKVIFDVQEGRKGPNAVNVKRIN, from the coding sequence ATGGACACACAAATTCAGGGAACTGTAAAGTTCTTCAACGAGGAAAAAGGTTTTGGTTTTATTAAGCATGATAACTCCAGCAAAGAAACTTTCGTACATGCTAACGGTCTGATCGATCAGATCGAAGCAAACGATAAAGTTATCTTCGACGTGCAGGAAGGTCGTAAAGGCCCTAACGCCGTTAATGTTAAGCGTATCAACTAA
- a CDS encoding purine-nucleoside phosphorylase codes for MSLVMQQLQETTAFIREKVSGTATVGIILGSGLGNLANEIITEFEIAYNDIPHFPVSTVEGHKGKLIFGELGGKKVWVMGGRFHFYEGYTPSQVAYPVRVMRMLGVDTLLLSNAAGGVNPSFNVGDLMIIKDHISFFTVNPLLGKNEDSIGTRFPDMSEPYSKALIHTVKEIAKANNIQVHEGVYTGVTGPTFETRAEYKLIKVLGGDAVGMSTVQETITAVHCGMKVFAMSVITDLGIREEENTITHEEVLQAATDAEPKLTLLFRELVQKL; via the coding sequence ATGTCATTGGTGATGCAACAGTTGCAAGAAACAACAGCTTTTATTCGTGAAAAGGTTTCAGGAACAGCTACGGTCGGTATTATTCTGGGAAGTGGCTTGGGCAATTTGGCCAATGAGATCATTACCGAGTTTGAAATCGCTTATAATGATATTCCTCATTTTCCTGTGAGTACTGTTGAGGGTCATAAAGGCAAACTTATTTTCGGAGAGCTCGGAGGTAAAAAAGTTTGGGTAATGGGTGGTCGTTTTCATTTTTATGAAGGATATACCCCAAGCCAGGTTGCGTATCCGGTAAGAGTGATGCGAATGCTAGGAGTAGATACTTTGCTACTTTCAAATGCAGCAGGAGGTGTGAATCCGTCATTTAATGTTGGAGATCTGATGATCATCAAAGATCATATCAGCTTTTTTACGGTGAATCCCTTATTGGGCAAAAATGAAGATTCGATCGGAACCCGTTTTCCTGATATGAGTGAACCATACAGTAAGGCATTAATTCATACAGTGAAAGAAATTGCCAAGGCAAATAATATTCAGGTACATGAAGGGGTTTACACAGGTGTTACAGGTCCGACTTTTGAAACAAGAGCTGAATATAAATTAATAAAAGTGTTGGGGGGTGATGCTGTGGGTATGAGTACCGTACAAGAAACCATTACCGCTGTTCATTGTGGCATGAAGGTCTTTGCCATGAGTGTGATCACAGATCTTGGTATCCGTGAGGAAGAAAATACGATTACTCATGAAGAAGTATTGCAAGCAGCTACCGATGCGGAACCTAAACTAACCCTTTTGTTCAGGGAATTGGTACAAAAACTATGA
- a CDS encoding putative porin, with protein sequence MRLAKRPFLGLLFLLMGYVLHAQTGPFRTRNFGGQSGSQNNSISYDRNGRPVRSTPGSDSLKTRNSLADSITIFYRYFDSTRNRTIDSSINDFYTRFPLPYQYHSLGNYGTAAQPLLFTPYMRPGFDAGFHAYDIYQFTIQQTKFYQTTRPYTELAYLLGSKAEQLINVLHTQNRKDNFNFSLEYRFSNAPGNVKNQNASHNNFRFTSQYRSPNRKYGLFFILLSNKAASSENGGLQNVKRLDSLSLNDPYELETRLGRSGAASRNPFNTGVNTGNIYKESTILIRHFYDFGKKDSVVTDSTSYKIFYPRFRLEHTLRYSTNSYQFIDNAVDSFLYERYFNRLVRNRVNISYNDRWTNITNQFSMLTFPDKNNQSQFIKAGIALQNLSGRFDSVLRKNAYNIYALGEYRNRTRNQVWDIEARGELYLNGFNAGDYEAWISMKRLLGKKAGYLNVGFHNVNRSPSFLFDPLSRFPINNRTNFGKENTIHLFLNYENPKNGLRVSGNYYVMNNYIYFDSFFHAKQEATLFNVFHVSLEKRFKLARYWNWYTEVHVQQKTGQSPVNIPSLLTRNRIAFEGNFFTNLFLSTGLEIRYHTAYKADGYSPFVGRYFYQNTETISNRPDINLFLHFRIKSFKGFVRFENLNTLNTAKGFEFSKLNMVSSLYPSLGLWTRVGIWWNFIN encoded by the coding sequence ATGCGTTTAGCTAAAAGACCTTTTCTTGGTTTACTGTTCTTACTCATGGGCTATGTGCTACATGCTCAGACAGGTCCTTTTCGTACTCGTAATTTTGGAGGTCAATCAGGAAGTCAAAACAATTCCATTAGCTATGACCGTAACGGCAGACCTGTTCGGAGTACACCCGGTAGTGATTCTTTGAAAACCCGTAATAGTTTAGCTGATTCTATCACTATTTTCTATCGCTATTTTGATTCTACACGTAATCGAACGATCGACTCATCCATTAATGATTTTTATACCCGCTTCCCACTTCCATATCAATATCATTCTTTAGGAAATTATGGAACTGCGGCTCAACCACTTTTATTTACTCCCTACATGCGCCCGGGTTTTGATGCAGGGTTTCATGCTTATGATATCTATCAATTTACCATTCAACAAACAAAATTCTATCAAACCACCCGTCCATACACAGAGCTGGCTTATTTGTTAGGTAGTAAGGCAGAACAACTGATCAATGTACTGCACACACAAAATCGAAAGGATAATTTCAACTTTTCATTGGAATACCGTTTTAGCAATGCTCCGGGTAATGTGAAGAACCAAAATGCAAGTCATAATAATTTCAGGTTCACTTCGCAATACAGATCTCCAAATAGAAAGTATGGTTTATTCTTCATTCTTCTTTCCAATAAAGCAGCTTCTTCTGAGAATGGAGGTTTACAAAATGTCAAAAGACTGGATAGTTTATCATTGAACGACCCTTATGAGTTGGAGACAAGGCTTGGAAGATCTGGTGCTGCAAGTCGAAATCCTTTTAATACAGGCGTAAATACCGGTAATATTTATAAAGAGTCAACTATCCTGATCAGGCATTTCTATGATTTTGGTAAAAAAGATTCTGTGGTAACCGATTCGACTTCGTACAAGATCTTTTATCCAAGATTTCGTCTTGAACATACGCTTCGTTATTCAACCAATAGCTATCAGTTCATAGACAATGCTGTTGATTCTTTTCTATATGAACGATACTTCAATCGTTTGGTCCGCAACCGTGTAAACATTAGCTATAACGATCGTTGGACAAATATTACCAATCAATTCAGCATGCTGACATTCCCGGATAAGAATAACCAAAGTCAGTTCATCAAAGCGGGAATTGCATTACAAAACCTCAGTGGCAGATTTGACTCAGTACTGAGAAAGAATGCCTATAACATATATGCATTGGGTGAGTATCGTAATCGTACCCGAAATCAGGTTTGGGATATTGAAGCAAGAGGTGAGTTGTATTTGAATGGGTTCAATGCCGGAGATTATGAAGCATGGATCAGTATGAAAAGATTACTGGGAAAGAAAGCAGGCTATTTGAATGTAGGTTTTCATAATGTCAACCGTTCTCCGTCATTTCTGTTTGATCCTTTGAGCCGTTTCCCAATTAATAATCGTACCAATTTCGGGAAGGAAAATACCATACATCTTTTTTTGAATTATGAGAATCCAAAAAATGGACTAAGAGTTTCAGGTAACTATTATGTCATGAATAACTATATCTATTTTGATAGTTTTTTTCATGCTAAACAAGAAGCTACATTATTCAATGTATTCCATGTAAGCCTTGAGAAAAGATTCAAATTAGCTCGATACTGGAATTGGTATACAGAAGTTCATGTACAACAAAAGACAGGTCAGTCTCCTGTCAATATACCTTCTCTACTCACGCGTAATCGAATTGCATTTGAAGGCAACTTTTTTACCAATTTATTTTTATCTACCGGATTAGAGATCCGTTACCATACTGCTTATAAAGCAGATGGATATTCTCCTTTTGTAGGCCGTTATTTTTATCAGAATACAGAAACTATTTCTAATCGCCCCGATATCAACTTATTCCTTCATTTCAGGATTAAAAGTTTCAAAGGATTTGTTCGCTTTGAAAACCTCAATACGCTGAACACAGCTAAAGGCTTCGAATTCAGTAAGTTGAACATGGTGTCATCGCTGTATCCATCTTTAGGGCTTTGGACAAGGGTGGGCATTTGGTGGAACTTTATCAACTAG
- a CDS encoding heavy-metal-associated domain-containing protein → MKKIFFLLFISFGLLANAQIKKADLRASGLTCAMCSKAVYKSLSSIAFVEKVNVDIQKSTYEIVFKSGMGVDFDALSRAVVDAGFSVAQLQVTSVFNGVKAKKGAQIELDGKTIQFINANDQLLNGEKTFSIVDKNFVSAKEFKKYSASAGKTYESGFVEGKRVYHAIL, encoded by the coding sequence ATGAAAAAGATCTTCTTTTTACTATTTATATCTTTTGGATTACTCGCTAATGCTCAGATCAAAAAAGCAGACCTGCGTGCGAGCGGACTTACCTGTGCTATGTGTTCAAAGGCAGTATACAAGTCTTTATCTTCCATTGCCTTTGTTGAGAAAGTAAATGTTGATATTCAAAAATCAACCTATGAGATTGTTTTTAAATCCGGAATGGGTGTTGATTTCGATGCGTTGAGTCGTGCAGTAGTGGATGCAGGATTTTCTGTTGCACAATTACAAGTTACTTCAGTATTCAATGGGGTCAAAGCCAAAAAGGGGGCTCAAATTGAATTAGATGGCAAAACCATTCAATTCATCAATGCCAATGATCAGTTATTGAATGGCGAAAAGACCTTTAGCATCGTTGATAAGAATTTCGTTTCTGCAAAAGAATTTAAAAAATACAGTGCCTCAGCAGGTAAAACCTATGAATCTGGTTTCGTAGAAGGGAAGCGTGTATACCATGCCATTTTGTAA